One window of the Bradyrhizobium septentrionale genome contains the following:
- a CDS encoding tyrosine-type recombinase/integrase, producing MTKVTKRVVDAAEVRKKDYVIWDEELPGFGVRIFASGKRSYVIQYRAAGRSRRFTIGLHGIWTPETARQEAKVQLGRVAKGDNPAEERQLDHKAITVKELCDLYFADLKAGLILGKGGKPKKASTIVTDTGRIQRHIIPLIGARRVKDLTKADINKVLKDIMAGKTRVSVKTKKLRGKAIVRGGAGTATRTVGLLGGILTYAVEAGIIETNPAHGIRKPKDNVRKRRLSEAEYRTLGQMLRDAVGLEKYIMTVDIIRQIALTGCRRSEIIDLKWTEADTEASCLRLDDSKEGESIRAIGLPVVEYLERRRTTARATYVFPGQGEDNAFGSFPNHWKQLFKDSPLADVTPHVLRHSFASIANDLGFTEVTIAALVGHAKGSVTSKYIHAVDTALIMAADTISGYIQGLLDGIEFRQTAYALDRSSRKAALVHFLKRASVGDQDSTEEERRLAA from the coding sequence ATGACTAAGGTCACGAAAAGGGTCGTCGACGCCGCCGAGGTCCGAAAGAAGGACTACGTCATCTGGGACGAAGAATTGCCAGGTTTCGGAGTCCGCATCTTCGCGTCAGGCAAGCGAAGCTACGTCATCCAGTATCGGGCCGCGGGCCGCTCGCGCCGCTTCACCATCGGACTACATGGCATTTGGACGCCCGAGACAGCCAGGCAAGAGGCGAAAGTCCAACTCGGCCGCGTTGCTAAAGGCGACAACCCCGCCGAAGAGCGCCAACTCGATCACAAAGCGATCACCGTCAAGGAACTCTGCGACCTATATTTTGCCGACTTGAAGGCGGGTCTCATACTCGGAAAAGGAGGGAAACCCAAAAAAGCTTCAACGATCGTAACCGATACCGGCCGAATCCAACGCCACATCATTCCGCTGATAGGCGCCCGCAGGGTCAAAGACCTCACAAAGGCTGACATCAACAAGGTCCTAAAAGATATCATGGCCGGAAAGACGCGGGTTTCGGTCAAGACCAAGAAGTTGCGCGGAAAGGCCATTGTCCGAGGCGGTGCAGGAACGGCCACACGCACAGTCGGCCTTCTGGGCGGCATCCTCACCTATGCTGTCGAAGCCGGCATCATCGAGACCAACCCCGCCCATGGCATCCGCAAGCCGAAAGACAATGTGCGGAAGCGGCGGCTCTCGGAGGCGGAGTACCGAACATTGGGCCAGATGCTGCGCGATGCCGTAGGCCTGGAAAAGTACATCATGACTGTCGACATCATTCGCCAAATCGCGCTCACCGGTTGCCGGCGCAGCGAAATCATCGACCTCAAATGGACAGAAGCCGACACCGAAGCGAGTTGCTTGAGATTGGATGACAGCAAGGAAGGCGAGTCGATTCGTGCTATCGGTTTGCCAGTGGTCGAGTATCTTGAACGACGCCGAACCACTGCTCGTGCCACATACGTGTTTCCTGGCCAAGGCGAAGATAATGCATTTGGAAGCTTCCCGAACCACTGGAAGCAGCTATTCAAGGACTCTCCGCTTGCGGACGTAACGCCGCACGTTCTTCGTCACAGCTTCGCGAGCATCGCCAACGATCTCGGTTTTACCGAGGTGACCATCGCGGCCCTGGTCGGCCATGCCAAGGGTTCGGTCACAAGCAAATACATTCACGCGGTTGACACGGCCCTTATCATGGCTGCGGACACGATCTCTGGGTATATTCAAGGACTCCTTGACGGCATCGAGTTTAGGCAGACGGCCTATGCATTGGATCGCTCCTCACGAAAAGCCGCCCTGGTTCACTTCCTGAAGAGGGCTTCGGTGGGTGACCAAGACTCGACTGAAGAGGAGCGCCGCTTGGCTGCTTAG